The Gossypium arboreum isolate Shixiya-1 chromosome 2, ASM2569848v2, whole genome shotgun sequence region acttgggtacggggtgttacaggagagggtgacgaatttttgcGGTTGGACCtgcggaagatgacgctcccttcctcttatTTAAGGCTGGTACGGTGGTTTTCTTTCCTTCTGATGACATTAAAAGTctgtaatataaagaataataataataggtaaacataTTCTAAGAGTAAGTAAAAGgcatgaatttgaactaactaTTTTATCCAAGACTACTAATATGAGgcaaactcaaccacaataacaatgagaatgagaatagaaatgtaattGGTGTAAAGTTTTCCTAGTCTCAATTTAACACAAATTGTATGGTAACTAtcctaagaatgcaaattaaatgacagacttggcatggtaatagcatgaaaataagcatagtaatgtcatggatatGAGGTGTGCCTAATAACTTGATTTTATTCGAAATGTAtaataactaacctaagaatgcaaactaaatgataaagtaatgagaaaaatgaaaaatagttcaaaagtAATGGggattattataataataagcattagtaataagtaaaatagaagtgaaaggagtaagcaaacgctaagggagaaagattgaactttaataatgaatttagagccagcgcacgggcgtggcaaggGGGCCATGTGGAGTTGCAGatgctagggttagggtttttgaatctggaagaaagtgaatagtgtaaggtatttatagattttgggccacacggccagcgaacacgcccgtgttccccaatttcatccagtgtgattcgcgaatttcaaatttgggcgtgTCTGACATTTAGTGCGCGCCCGCGTTCCTCGGGCGCGTGGGTTTACATGACCGTGTCGTACGACCGTGTCTagcttcattcgcttctcccacgcccgtgtgtgcaaTCCCCATGCCCGTGTCAATTTAACAGGATtgaccacgggtgttagacatgggtgtgtcacacgcccgtgttgttttaacAGGTTTATCCATGGTTCTTCCAgatgggcgtgtcgcacgccagtgttgttttggcaggcttgaccacggccatgtcgtacgATTGTGGTGTTTTATCGTAGCCCATGTTGGGAAAagcttttgccctattttcacacgacctTAAGCACagccgtgtgcttggccgtgccTCTGtagaaacacctgtattcaagatttctattagtaagttaggtgttaaataccaaaatttaaagaaattactattgttagtgctcgggttgcctccctaGAAGagtttatttatagtctaagctcaacttacctctccgttgaataatcatggtggtttgaggagtttattctcctcattcctgctatcaatctcatcaaaataaggttttaactggtgttgtttaccttaaaagtgccgaacttgggatgactcacctccaccataccgaatggaaaaatactgagtatcgtaagagggatttcctcattcagtgtggtagtgaTAATGTGGGGATCTGtagcatctaataagaccttatcacaaccttaagttgatttggagaggtatcgggcttgttttggcgtagtttcggtttgtcgggtgttcttggtttgtgcgtccgccattcatcgagTTGCTTGATTTGtaatcttcgatcttcatgaacaggttcTCTACTATTTCTTGAGAACGACTCGTGTGCTTCTTTCAGACTCATTTTTTGCTAGGTAGGTGGCACCATATTGCTAGTTTTAGTGGAATGGTTTAGATGATCACCTTTAATtcttgatgtgttgccagaattacgagcttgaagagtgattgttttgtctcccacccggagtgtgagttcacctatgccaacatcaatgatggttttagcagttgttaaaaagggccttcctagaattaagggagtgttgctgtcctcttctatgtctagaacaaagtcaacgggaaatataaatttatcaattttaactagcacatcttcaaaaatacctctagggaatcttatagttttatcttctaattgaatgctcatcctagtctgtttgggtttcccgagacctagttgcttaaacattttgtaaggcatgacgttgatactagcccctagatcagccagtgcataattaacatctaaactaccaattaagcaaggtatcgtaaaactccctaggtcttttagtttgttgggtagtttattttggagaatggccgagcaaactgGGTTCAACTCCACAtgtgacgcctcatccaactttcccTTATTTACGAAaagcttttttaaaaatttcattgcattcggCATTTGcgacagagcttcaataaacggtaagttaatatgtaattttttcaaaagtttaaggaatttaccaaattgttcgtctgagcggtctttcttTGCCACGTTAGGGTATGGGACACAAggtttatattcttcattcaccattttgttatgacttacctcacttttacctttgctcaccacagtttcttgcatcaattctggcttAGGCgaaatgaatccttccttatcttgagtactaattgcattgagatgttcccttgggttaggttcagtattacttggtaagctaccttgtggtcgttcgaagattagtttggatagctggcctatctgagtttcgagtccttggatcggtacttgttgatttttaagtgttgccttggtattttggaaacaggtttctgacatcgagatgaatttagagagcatctcctcaatgttcggtttcttctcttgttgataaggtggttgttgaagaccctgaggattttgtggcttttgattcccttgaccaccccaagagaaatttgggtggttcctccaacctgcattataagtattactgtatgggttattttgagatctaaagttattgttacccataaagttgacttgttcctcttcggttgtaggattgaaggactgatattctgtatgcatacctcctccacttgagtcacacctcattactagatgtacctgcataaaaccaagtaaaccatcaatctttttattgagaagttctacctaattTGACAGTGTAGTAACTGagtcgatgttataaacgcctgctgtttttgttggcttagtcctcatgacttgccactgatagttattcagtgacatttcttcaataaattcataagcctcttcaggtgttttgttgttgatggttcctccagcagttgcgtcaatcatctgtcttgtcgagggattcacaccattgtagaacatTTGAACTTCCatccataaaggtaacccatggtgagggcaccttcgcaatagatccttgtatctctcccatgcatcgtaaagtgtttctaagtccatctacacaaaataaGAGATATAATTATgtaacttagccgttttagccagcgaaaaatattttagtaaaaaattttcggtcatttattcccaagaagtgatagaccctcgtggtaacgagtccaacaactgtttagctttgtttctcagtgaaaaaggcaataactgaaggcgaatggcatcatcaaaaacaccattaattttaaatgtatcgcatagttctaagaagttggctaaataagcattgggatcctcatcctgcaaacaatcaaactaaacaaattgctgtatcatttgaatagtgttaggttttaattcaaaagttttTACAGCTACAGGAGGTCTAACTATGCtaaattcagttcctgttaaagaaggtttagcataatcatacatagtacgtggagcatgattttgattagccgcaattgcaggaggtagctgattgccttgcttttcagccatctctttgaTTGAGGGTTGAGTATCGCCTTCTTGgtcattctctgtgtatcttaaccTGCGTCTTATTAATTTCTGCgaattgtacgatcgatttcttcgtcaaaaagtaacggtcccgacgggtttcttctagtcataaactataaaaacctgccaagagaaagaaaaagtaaattaattagtaataataataattaaattaaattaaattgcaagaaaaataaatggctaaagtaataaaaattgagcgttcctaatatttcatcgtgatttcgtgataggttttaaatatttataattactcgttcttgaactaactattatcgcaatgtaggcaagtgtacctatcgaacagtagtatagttttagcaagaccagattgtcaaacccaaaggaactaaaagtactagtattgactgtctttttattatctagcctaagaataaagaggtttttgttttaacgaactaattatctaaactaagaacacacagagaaaagaattagggaattgcttttgggaagaatcgattgacttaagataatacctaaagaaaaatccacttagactttgcttgttattctggctccgaattggacaatttattcattcaacttgttccgtagagatccctaagttatgttattatccctattcaagactaataacatctaacccctagattgaataacctagacttttctctaattaacactctagggttgcattaactcgatctatggatccccttattaggtctcaccctaatccggcaaaatcttgtcaccctatttctaggtgcgcaatcaactccgcttaattatgacaaatgtactcttagacagggtctattcctcctctgaataagagcatgtcttgaatcagtatcctgggatatcaaaacaagaattaataacacataattaagaacaagttaaatatttatcatacgattcagaaaataataacaagattcgtcttaggtttcattccccttaggtatttaggggttttagttcataactaaataagaaaacatcttagaagaataaagaatacaaaacataaagaaaacccaaaactcctgaagggaaattgaggagagatcttcagttttgatgatgaatctggcttctgggatggatcaatcggctttcttagagtaattccttaccccctcttctccatctcccttttcttcctcctttagggtgtatttataggttttggaatgcctaaaagccctcaaaattagccgtTTCttaattggactcaacttggactCGATAGGGACATCctcgtgtgacacacccgtgtgctcttACTTCAGGCTGTGTTCGAGCCTGCAAAATTGACGCGACTGTGTGGTCTGTCCATGTTAATCGTGCTTCGATTATGCCAAATTGGCACGGCCGTGTGGGCTGCccttgtgaggaagtccaggctgtgttcagttcgtactttggcccattttctttatttttggcccgtttctcgttcctttcactcttctatgctctcctaagtataaaacatgaaattaaagcattagtagcatcaaattcaccaattctaatgagaaatcatccataaaatgcattaaacatggggtcaaaatatgtataatttacggtttatcactaaGCTTACCCTTCACCCAAACTTcaatattttcttccacggtgatactttaagaaagacataatctCCCACAGCGTACTCGATCTCTTTTCGCTTTTGGTacgcataagacttctgtctatcagacgCTTGTTTCAACCGGTCTCGGATTAGTTTTACTTTGTCCTCTGTATCAGAAATTAATTCTGGCCCCAGAATCCGTCGCTcccccaactcagtccaacaagtAGGAGTACGACATCTACGACCGTATAacgcctcatacggtgccatctgaatgctagactgGTAGTTGTTGCTATACGCAAATTTTGCCAATGAtaaataatcctcccaactgcccctgaaatcaattacacaacctctcaacatgtcttccaatatctgaatcaccctttcaGACTGCCCATCCGTCTGAGGGTGAAACGCCGTACTGTAATCCAGTCTTGTACCCAAAGGCTCATGTAGCTTCTTTCATAACTAGGATGTGAAACTAGGATCTTTGTCTAATATGATAAAAACTGGCACTccatgcagtcttacaatctcagCTACATACAACTTAGCTAATTTCTGTAGTGAACAGTCAGTGTGAACTggtataaaatgagcagacttagtTAACcgatccacaatcacccaaattgaatcttttttagtaggcgtcaagggtagcccactcacaaaatccatggttaccctctcccacttccaaagcggAATTTTAACTTGCTGCAACAATccggaaggtagttgatgctcagccttaacttgctggcaagtCAGGCACTTACTCATATACTCCGTAACTTCacgtttcaaccctggccaccaatacaactcacgaAGGTCTCGATATAATTTGTTTTCACCTAGATGCATCGCATATAGACTGTTATGCGCTTCGCGCAAAATAGACTGCCTCAGATCATGATCTCTCGGCATATAAACTCTACCTCGAAAACATAATACCCCCTcactattcaacccaaaatccacaGTCTCACCTTTCTCAACTTCTCTAAAACAAGGAACCAACAAATCATCTAACAACTGTTTCCCCTTAATTTGATCCGTCCAAGTTGGtcttacttgcagttctgctaatAAACTACCATCATTGCACAGtctaagacgagcaaacattgctctcaaatcagACACCaccctacggctcagtgcgttagctaccacattagctttaccagAGTGGTATTTAATTGAACAGTCATATTCGGCCTTTCCCAGCAAACACCACTATCAAGCACCTGATGCCAAGAACACCCTCTTAGTGCAAGCTGATAAAGAAGGAAATTAAGAGAAAGACCAACATAGAATAAGCAAGAAAGAGAAGTAGCACAACCACAACACACATACAAATGAACAATAGCAAGGTTTGGCTATTGCTAGGGATTTGGCAAACCAAGAGTAAACTTATCCTAATCCAACAGGGAGAGTTCCGGTTAGCTATGTGAGTATTCGGCTAAGACTCCAAGAAAGAAAAGGCAAAACCAAGAGCAATCAAGAGATGAGTAAAGATCAAGAAGATGTTCGGCTAAACCAAACGAATGGGCGAGGAAGAAGTGGAGTTAAGTGGTCAAAGTGAAGTGTAGCAAGACAAAGTGGGAAGGAGAAGTATTCGGGAAATCAATAATCGGCTAAGGGTGAGAAGAGAGGGAAGATTCGACACAAGGAAAGATAATACCCCGAAATGCACCAAAAGACCAAAATCCGAAAATAGAAGAAGTAGAATTCGGCTCCTACACCAAAACCAAAATGCCGAACTGCCAAAAGAGTTCCCTTAGCCGATTTTGCTCCTACAAGTTGCCTAATTCAGCTACAACACTCCTCCCCACCAACTCCTTCAAAATCTCCCCATAtcactccccttatccctccataATATTCTCCCAACAACCAAGACCAGTTCAAACTCCCATAAAGCAGAGTCCGAATTCACCACAAACTCTTGCTACCCCCAAGTAGCAAAATAACACCCATTGCCACTCATAGGATTCGAACCCTATCCCTCATTGAAGCCAAAGCACGCCATAAGCCATCAAGCCACGTAGCTTTCTTGCGTTAACAACGCACCACGTTTATTAAATAGCCTAGGTGCCAACGTCCAGGGTTTtttaaagagagaaaaaaaataagaatTTAGCAAGTGGAAAAACCCCTAAACacacccaaaccattcatccactACACCAAACATGCAAAAAGAGTTAAACCAAACAAACTTACAGACCCTAAAGTTTGGGGCGTTAGATATGCGCAAGCCTGTGTTCTTTTGACAGTCTCGACCACGGGTggtggacacgggcgtgtcacatgcccgtgttaatttggcaggcTTTCCCACGACCATGTCGGACAACCGTGGTAACGTATCGAATCCcgtgttttgggaaaaattttgctctgttttcacacagccGTATTGAATGGCTATGTCGCTTCCCGTGCTATGAGCATGGCCTAAGGCACACCAGTGTGCCTGGTCCTGTGGATGTAGAAAACCTGTGTTCAAAGACTCAGTTAGtaatttagatgttaaaaactaaaatttaaagaaatcgacaccgttagtgctcgagttgcctcccgagaagcgcttatttatagtcgaagctagacttacctctctgttgtgTGGTCATAGTGGTGTGAGGAGTTTATActtctcattcctgctatcaattttatcaaaataaggttttagacgagtactatttaccttaaacgtGCCAAATTTGGAATGAgtgacctcgactgtaccgtatgggaaaatgTTAAGTACCGTAAAAAGGATTGCtctattaggttcagaagtggtaatgcgaggGTTTGCTacatctaatagtactttgtctccaaccttaagttgatttggtgaaacattgagtctgtcatggcgtggttttggtttatcgtgtgttttcGATTTCTGTGCATGCCATTTATCTAGTttctcaatttgtagccttcgctCTTTATAGATGAGTCatttgttgttacttgaacatgaCTCATGTATGCTTCTCGAACGTGTTTCCTGAAAAGAATGTTGCACCACATAATTAGTATTAGtagcatgatttatacaaccaccctcgATACTTGATGTGTTAGTCGAactacgagcttgaagagtgattatttcatcacctacacgaagtgtgagttcacctataccaacatcaataatagttctagcagttgctataAAAggtcttcctaaaattaaaggcacgccATCATCCTCTTCTATGTATAGAATAACAAAATCAATGGGAAGTATAAATTTGGCAATTTTAACAAGTAGatattcaataatacccttaggaaatctgattgttttatccgccaattgaatgctcaacctagtttgtttgggtttcccaagacctaattgtttaaacattttatagggcaagacattaatactagcccctaaatcagccaaagcattgttaATGTGtagactaccaattaaacaaggaatcgtaaatctccctggatctttcaacgtgttgggtagcttattctatagaatggctgagcaaactatgTTCAACTCTTCATGCggcgcctcatccaacttccgcttattttctaaaagctcctttaaaaatttagctgcattcggcatctgcgaaagaccttcaataaacggtaagttaatatgtaatttctttaataatttaaggaatttaccaaattgttcatccgtCTGGTATTTCCTTGTCGcactggggtatggcacacgaggtttgtactttCTACTTATCGATTTTTACTGATTGTGGTCCACCTCaactttacctttacttaccacaattccttgcctcgATTTTAGTTCAGGTTCAACTAAACCTTCCTTATATCAAACGGTAAtcgcattgagttgttcccttgggttcgaTTTAGTATTACTCGGCAAGTTACCTTGTAGTCATTCAGAAATCAGTTTTGCGAGTTGGCCTATTTAggtttcgagcccttgaattgacACTTGTTGATCTATGCTGTCTCagtattttgaaaatgagtttctgacaccgagataaattttgttggcatctcctcaaggttcgattcCTTTtactgctggtaaggtggttgttgaaagcctgggggatgttgtggcctttgatttccttggccaccccacgagaagttgggatggttcctccaacctgcattataagtgttactgtatgggttattttaaggtctagaattattattacccatttattgaacttgttcctcctcggtgctagggttgaaAGATTGATATTCTGTGTGCACTCCTCCTCTATTTGCATctcacctcatcactggatgtacctgagtagaaccatataaaccatcaatctttttatttaaaagttctacctggttagatagcatagtgactgcgtcgaggttgaaaacaccggctactTTTGttagctttgttctcatgacttgccgttgatagttatttagtggcatctcttcaataaatttgtaagcctctttaggtgttttgttgtttaaagtaCCAACGGCGGCTGCGTCGATCAGTTTCCTTGTTGAGCagttcacaccgttgtaaaaagtctgaacttgcaaccatagaggtaacccatggtgagggcaccttctcaatagatccttgtattcTCCTATGCATCATacagtgtttctagatccatctgcacaaaagaagagatatcattcctcaacttagccattttagccggcagaaaatatttaagtaagaattttttggtcatttgttctcAAGTAGTGATTTACCCTcgcggtaacgagttcaaccactgtttagatttgtttctcaatgaaaagggaaacaatcgaAGGCAAATGACATTGTcaaaaatgccattgatcttaaaagtgttgCAAAAATCTAGAAAACttgccaaatgagtgtttggatcctcgtcttgcaaaacatcaaactaaacaaactattgtatcatttgaattgtgttaggtttcagttcaaaattatttgcagcaatagcaggtctaactatactcgattcggcTCTAGTTAAAGTaggcttagcataatcatacatagtacgaggagcaggattctgatttattggatctGCAGCAACCACGGGAGGaagctaattattctgattttcagccatctcctcggttgtattATGAATATCTTCCTCTATGTTTCTTAggtttcgccttatttctcttcgatttttgtgagctgtgctttcaatctcactgtcaaaaagtaatggtcctaacgggtttcttctagtcataaactataaaaacctgtcagaagaaaacaaaagaaaatttagtaaaattaacaaaactaagataaaatttaaattgcaataaaataaatggctaaagtaataaaaattaagcgttcctactattttagttccccggcaacggtgccaaaaacttgatgtatgtgtgataagttttatatttatgattgatcgtacttcaaaactaactattatcacgatgaaggcaagcacacctaccaaacagtagtatagtttatagcaagaccggaatgtcgaacccacaggaactaaaagtactagtattaactttctttttattatctagcctaaaaataaagggatttactttatctaaactaattaactaaactaagaatgcacaggaagaaaatttgggaaatacttttgggaaaactgattgatttggataatacccaaggaaaaatccacctagacttcacttgttacttAACTctaaaccagacgatttattcacttgactcgatctgtagaaatccctaagttatattattatctctcttgagactaacaacgtctaccCTAGGtttattaattgaaatctctttctaattaaaacctctagtgttgcattaactcgatctatggattcccttattaggtttgaccttaatccgacagatttatgtcgccctatgtctaggggtgcaatcagctctgcttaattatgctagatcgaCTCTTAGACAGGGACATTTTCTCCTCTAACTCAGCACATCaacacttgaatcaatatcctggaatattaaaaaaagaattaagaacacataattaagaacaaatcaagtatttatcatataatttagaaaataataacaagatccatattaggtttcattcctcttaggtatttaggggacttagttcataagtgtaaaaggaaacatctcagaagaataataataacaaaacataaagaaaacccaaaaacacctgaaggaaattgaagggagatctttcgtcttgaaggagaatccggcttctaagatggatcaatcagctttcttcgagtaattccttgcctcctactccgtgtgtctctTAGGTGCCTCctcgggtgtttatataga contains the following coding sequences:
- the LOC108466135 gene encoding uncharacterized protein LOC108466135, producing MFARLRLCNDGSLLAELQVRPTWTDQIKGKQLLDDLLVPCFREVEKGETVDFGLNSEGVLCFRGRVYMPRDHDLRQSILREAHNSLYAMHLGENKLYRDLRELYWWPGLKREVTEYMSKCLTCQQVKAEHQLPSGLLQQVKIPLWKWERTKILVSHPSYERSYMSLWVQDWITVRRFTLRRMGSLKGGSWEDYLSLAKFAYSNNYQSSIQMAPYEALYGRRCRTPTCWTELGERRILGPELISDTEDKVKLIRDRLKQASDRQKSYAYQKRKEIEYAVGDYVFLKVSPWKKILKFG